One Candidatus Nitrotoga arctica genomic window, TCAGGATATTACGCTGGCAGCCAGTTATCAGGGGTGCAAAGAAAACGATCTGTGCTATGCGCCGATAGATAAGCAGTTCAGCATCATGCTACCCAAGGCAAGTCTCGCAACAACAACGCCACAGATGCAAACTTCGCCGCAGGCGGCGCAAGGTGTTGCAATGCCTGATGATTCTGAAAGTACGCAGCTTGCCAACCTATTCAAGCAAGGTGGCTTTTGGCTGATCGTGACATTTTTCTTTGGTGCCGGGCTGCTGCTTGCTTTCACTCCTTGCATGCTGCCGATGATCCCCATTCTTTCTGGCATCATCGTTGGTCGCAGCTCACACCCCACCAAAATGCACGGCTTCCTCTTGTCGCTTGCCTACGTGCTCGGCATGGCATTAACCTATGCAGCGATTGGCGTGGCCGCCGGTCTGTCTGGTACGCTATTGTCCAGCGCGCTGCAAACGCCTTGGGCGCTGGGTAGCTTTGCTGCCGTGTTCGTGTTGCTGTCTTTATCGATGTTCGGCTTTTACGAGCTACAACTTCCTGCCGCTCTGCAAAGCAAATTGACCAATACCAGTAACCGCCTGCATGGCGGCCATCTGAGTGGTGTGTTCGTGATGGGTGCGCTATCTGCCGTTATCGTCAGTCCATGCGTCGCCGCGCCCATGGCGGCTGCTCTGTTGTATATCGGGCAGACGCATGACGCCTGGCTAGGCGGAACAGCGTTGTTCGCACTCGCAATGGGCATGGGCTTGCCATTGTTATTAATCGGCGCCTCAGCTGGTGCGCTATTGCCCAAGGCGGGTGCATGGATGGAAGCGGTCAAGCGCTTCTTTGGCGTGTTAATGCTAGCACTCGCGATCTGGCTCATTTCAACGCTGATCCCGTTGAGCATACAGATGTTGTTGTGGGCGGCGCTGCTAGTGCTTTCTGCCATTTATATGCACGCGCTGGATGCGCTGCCAAACAATGCCTCAGGTTGGCAGAAATTATGGAAAGGCATCGGTATTCTTGCGCTTCTGCTTGGTAGTGCCTACTTGATCGGTGCACTCTCCGGCGCACGCGACATCCTGCGTCCGCTGGCAGCACTGGGTAATGGCCAGGCGGAAGCGGCCTCGACTCTGCAATTTGTGCGGATAAAGAATGTGGCTGAACTGGATGCCCGAATTGCACAGGCGAATGGCAAGACTGTGATGCTGGATTTCTACGCAGACTGGTGCATATCGTGCAAGGAGATGGAGCGTTATACGTTCACCGATGCTAAGGTTCAGGCTAAACTAAAAAATGCTGTATTGCTACAAATCGACGTCACTGCCAATAGCGACGAAGATA contains:
- the dsbD gene encoding protein-disulfide reductase DsbD, with translation MRLLLLILLCLVPLSYAESFLDRLPLLGGAKQTVILHPDKAFGLEVSVRDASTLLANFKITPGYYLYRDKVTFTISGDSAKIAGVKITNVSMPKGEMKSDLNFGDMTVFHQPFQAVITLERNNNTAQDITLAASYQGCKENDLCYAPIDKQFSIMLPKASLATTTPQMQTSPQAAQGVAMPDDSESTQLANLFKQGGFWLIVTFFFGAGLLLAFTPCMLPMIPILSGIIVGRSSHPTKMHGFLLSLAYVLGMALTYAAIGVAAGLSGTLLSSALQTPWALGSFAAVFVLLSLSMFGFYELQLPAALQSKLTNTSNRLHGGHLSGVFVMGALSAVIVSPCVAAPMAAALLYIGQTHDAWLGGTALFALAMGMGLPLLLIGASAGALLPKAGAWMEAVKRFFGVLMLALAIWLISTLIPLSIQMLLWAALLVLSAIYMHALDALPNNASGWQKLWKGIGILALLLGSAYLIGALSGARDILRPLAALGNGQAEAASTLQFVRIKNVAELDARIAQANGKTVMLDFYADWCISCKEMERYTFTDAKVQAKLKNAVLLQIDVTANSDEDKALLKRFELFGPPAILFFDAQGREQDVRRIIGYQNAGQFLQSLNSVGL